The Deltaproteobacteria bacterium nucleotide sequence CCGGGGAGGGTATTCGGTTCAAGCACAGCCACCCGTCCGTCTTTTCTGACAAACATGTCGATTCTTGCATACCCTTTCAGGTCGAGGGCATTGAAAGTCTGAACGGCAACATCCTGTATTTTTTTCAATATATCATCTGGCACTCTGGCGGGGGTTTTGTTTTCACCCTGACCGTAGAGAAACTTGTCTTC carries:
- a CDS encoding D-alanine--D-alanine ligase: EDKFLYGQGENKTPARVPDDILKKIQDVAVQTFNALDLKGYARIDMFVRKDGRVAVLEPNTLPGMTPSTVLFHQAAASGITQTELIDRIVDSALKVHTKKKGPL